Sequence from the Pseudomonas sp. LS.1a genome:
TATGTGCTGGATGAATACAACGCCCTGTGGCAACAACGCCTGCCCCTGCACGACGAAGCCCACCTGCTGTTGCCGCTGCAGCGTTTTCTGCGCTCGGTGGTGATGCGCCGCGATGCCCGGCTTCCGCTGGATAACCTGCGGCCGGCCTCGCTGGACATCCTCTACGCGCAACTGTTGCCGTCCGGGCCAGGCAAGGCCCGCAGCATCGAGCCGCGCCTGGCCCCGGTCGAAGGTAGCGACCAGCCTTACTATGAGGTGCAGGCGATCATCCAGGCCGGGGTGGCCGGCGCGGCCCATGTGACGCTGTATTGCGACCAGCAGGAGTTTTCCGAACTGGAGCATGGTGAGCAGCTGTATGCGGTGGTGGCCCGGCAGATCATCGGCCAGCGACGAGGTGCAGGGCAGTACCGCTGCTACATCACCGACCTGGACTTGTCCGAATTGCTGGATGACCAGTTGGGGTCGACGCAGGTGTACCTGCGCTACAAGCGGGAGCTGGAGCAGGCTTTGAACGAGGGGTTGGAGCAGGTTTTGGCGCAAGAGGCTTGAATTGCCAGGGGCGCGTTGCGCCCCTTTCGCGACACAAGGCCGCTCCTGCATCGTTCGTGCAAACCCAACTCATGGGGACTACGCGGACATTGTGGGAGCGGCCTTGTGTCGCGAAAGGGCCGCAAAGCGGCCCCCATGGCCCTTACAGGTCGAAATCGCCCGCGGCTTCTGGCTGGTATTCCACTTCCAGCAACTTCAGCTTGAGGGTCTTGCCCCCCGGTGCCGGCCAGTCGATCTGCTCGCCCACCGACAACCCCAGCAAGGCGCAACCAATCGGCGCCAGGATCGAGACCTTGCCTTCCGGTCCGGCATCCTTCGGGTACACCAGGGTCAAGTGGTAATCCTTGCCGCTGGCTTCCTCACGGCAGTGCACGCGCGAGTTCATGGTCACCACGCCAGCCGGGACTTCCTCGTGACCGACCACCTGCTCGGCGCGGTCCAGCTCGCCCATCAAGGCGAGCACACCCGGCGTACTCTCGTCGAGGCTGTCGATCAGACGCTCCAGACGTTGTACGTCCAATCGGGTGAGGATGAGGGAAGGCTTGGTGCTCATGATCCAGTCAGACTCCTTTGAACAGGCGGTTTTCATCGTGCAGATAAAGCAAAACCCCGCCCAAGGGCGGGGTTTGTGAAGGCTTTGGCGTCACCGACGCAGAACCCGACGTTACCACAGCCGGGTAAATACTCAAGCCCTTGCGATCAGTGTGCCTTAGCCTGGTCGCGCAGGGCCTGGGCCTCGCGGCAAATCTGCCGGCGCCGCTCGTCATCGGCCGAGCGCCATTCGCGGATGTGCTCGACATGCCGGTGGCAACCTGTGCAGACCCGCTGTTCGTCCAGCCGGCAAACGCTGATGCAGGGCGACGGCACGGCGGGGCTGACATTGCTGTAGAGCGGCTTGGGCGGCCGGGTCTGGGTGCTACTCATGTCAGATCTCGTCGAAGTCCAGCTTCTCGCCGGCCCGCTCCCAGACGATGCGCTCGAGCATTTCGCCCAGCAGCTCCTCGCTCTTCTCGCACACCCACTTGCCGCTGTCTTCGTCGTAGTCGAAGTGGAAACCGCCGGAGCGGTCGGCCAGCCACAGCTGACGCAGCGGCTCCTGGCGGCTGAAGATCAGTTGGGCGCCGCCCTCGAACTTGACGGTGAGGACGCCGCCGGAGTTTTCCATGTCCAGGTCCAGGCCGCTCTCGTCGAACAGGTCTTCCAGGGCCTGTTGGGTCGCGTCGACCAGATCATGGAAACGCGCTTCACTCAAACTCATTGCAGGAACCTCGAAATTGGCTGCGTTACAGGCAAGCCCGGCAAGATACGGGCGCTTGCCGCCGAATGCAAAGGTTTAGCCGCTACCTTCACAGGCCCCTTCGCGGCCAAAGCCGCTCCCACAGGGGTAACGCAAGGCCCGAGGCCAGTGCAGTACCTGTGGGAGCGGCTTTAGCCGCGAAAGGGCCTTTGCAGGCGGTAAGAATAGCCCGCCCGGCGGGCCGGCCCTTGCATAGGCAAGCCGTCGGTCGCTCGGTATACTCGGTCGCAATACTGCATATTTCTAAGGATTTCACCCATGAAGCGCCTGATTTCCTCCCTCGCGGCGCTGGTCGCTGTTGCCTGCCTCGTTTCGGCCTGCGGTCAGAAAGGCCCGCTGTACCTGCCTGAAGACGGCAAGGACGGCAAGGCCAGCCACAAGTCGCACCAGTACCAGCCAAAAGCCAAGCCGGCCCCGACGCAGCAGCCCGAGCTGCAGTCCGAGCCCGAGCAGTCGCCAGCGCAGTAAGGAAACCAGATGAACGCTTTCAACTACCGCGACGGCGAGCTGTTCGCGGAAGGCGTGGGCCTGTCGGCCATCGCCGAACGCTACGGTACCCCGACCTACGTCTATTCGCGTGCCCACATCGAGGCCCAGTACCGTAGCTACGCCGACGCCCTGCAAGGCACCGAGCACCTGGTGTGCTTTGCGGTCAAGGCCAACTCCAACCTCGGCGTACTGAACGTGCTGGCGCGCCTGGGCGCAGGCTTCGACATCGTCTCTGGCGGTGAGCTGGAGCGCGTGCTGGCCGCTGGCGGCCGTGCCGACCGCGTGGTGTTCTCCGGCGTTGGCAAGACCCGCGACGACATGCGCCGTGCCCTGGAAGTCGGCGTGCACTGCTTCAACGTCGAATCCACCGATGAACTGGAGCGCCTGCAAGTGGTGGCCGCCGAGATGGGCAAGGTTGCCCCGGTCTCGCTGCGGGTCAACCCGGACGTCGACGCCGGCACCCACCCGTACATCTCCACCGGCCTGAAAGAAAACAAGTTCGGCATCGCCATCGCCGATGCCGAGGCCATCTACGTGCGCGCCGCGCAGCTGCCGAACCTGGAAGTGGTCGGTGTCGACTGCCACATCGGCTCGCAGCTGACCACCGTCGAGCCTTTCCTCGATGCCCTCGACCGCCTGCTGGTGCTGGTCGACCGCCTGGCCGAGTGCGGCATCCACCTGCGCCATCTGGACCTGGGTGGCGGTGTCGGCGTACGTTACCGCGATGAGGAGCCGCCGCTGGTGGGCGACTACATCAAGGCCATCCGCGAACGCGTTGGCGACCGCGACCTGGCACTGGTGTTCGAACCGGGCCGCTATATCGTGGCCAACGCCGGCGTCCTGCTGACCCGCGTGGAATACCTCAAGCACACCGAACACAAGGACTTCGCCATCATCGATGCGGCGATGAACGACCTGATCCGCCCGGCCCTGTACCAGGCCTGGATGGGCGTCAGTGCGGTCAAGCCACGCACAGGCGAAGGCCGTGCCTACGACCTGGTCGGCCCGATCTGCGAGACTGGCGACTTCCTCGGCAAGGACCGCGTGCTGAACCTGGCCGAAGGTGACCTGCTGGCCGTACAGTCCGCGGGCGCCTATGGTTTTGTCATGAGCTCCAACTACAACACCCGTGGCCGTTGCGCTGAAATCCTGG
This genomic interval carries:
- the rnk gene encoding nucleoside diphosphate kinase regulator, which gives rise to MSTKPSLILTRLDVQRLERLIDSLDESTPGVLALMGELDRAEQVVGHEEVPAGVVTMNSRVHCREEASGKDYHLTLVYPKDAGPEGKVSILAPIGCALLGLSVGEQIDWPAPGGKTLKLKLLEVEYQPEAAGDFDL
- a CDS encoding DUF1289 domain-containing protein; protein product: MSSTQTRPPKPLYSNVSPAVPSPCISVCRLDEQRVCTGCHRHVEHIREWRSADDERRRQICREAQALRDQAKAH
- the cyaY gene encoding iron donor protein CyaY: MSLSEARFHDLVDATQQALEDLFDESGLDLDMENSGGVLTVKFEGGAQLIFSRQEPLRQLWLADRSGGFHFDYDEDSGKWVCEKSEELLGEMLERIVWERAGEKLDFDEI
- the lptM gene encoding LPS translocon maturation chaperone LptM, producing MKRLISSLAALVAVACLVSACGQKGPLYLPEDGKDGKASHKSHQYQPKAKPAPTQQPELQSEPEQSPAQ
- the lysA gene encoding diaminopimelate decarboxylase — its product is MNAFNYRDGELFAEGVGLSAIAERYGTPTYVYSRAHIEAQYRSYADALQGTEHLVCFAVKANSNLGVLNVLARLGAGFDIVSGGELERVLAAGGRADRVVFSGVGKTRDDMRRALEVGVHCFNVESTDELERLQVVAAEMGKVAPVSLRVNPDVDAGTHPYISTGLKENKFGIAIADAEAIYVRAAQLPNLEVVGVDCHIGSQLTTVEPFLDALDRLLVLVDRLAECGIHLRHLDLGGGVGVRYRDEEPPLVGDYIKAIRERVGDRDLALVFEPGRYIVANAGVLLTRVEYLKHTEHKDFAIIDAAMNDLIRPALYQAWMGVSAVKPRTGEGRAYDLVGPICETGDFLGKDRVLNLAEGDLLAVQSAGAYGFVMSSNYNTRGRCAEILVDGDQAFEVRRRETIAELYAGESLLPE